The Prochlorococcus marinus str. MIT 9301 genome segment ATTTCATATTGGGAAAATAATGTAACTGGAACTATAAATCTTTTGAAAGCTATGCATCATAACAATTGTAATTCAATTATATTTAGTAGCACTGCAGCATTATATGGTAAATCTGAGTCAAAGGTATTTAAAGAAACTTCTATAAAATCACCCATAAATCCATATGGAGAAACAAAGTTAGCGATTGAGAAATTGCTTAATGATCTTTATAAAAGCAACCCAAATTCTTGGAAAATAGCCAATTTACGATACTTTAATCCAATTGGTTGTCATAACTCAGGCCAGATAGGAGAAAGCCCTTTAAATAAACCAACTAATATTTTCCCCTTAATTATCAAAGCCGCTTCAAAAGAAATAAAAAAAATTTCTATATTTGGAAATGACTGGCCTACTCATGATGGCACTGGAATTAGAGACTACATACATGTAATGGATCTTGCTGAAGGGCATATCAAAGCAATTGAATTTTTAATGTCAAAAAATAAAGGGAATTTAATTAATTTAAATCTTGGTAGGGGTGTAGGAGTTTCAGTTCTTGAATTAATTAATACGTTTACCAAAGTAAATAATGTAAATATTGAATATGAATTTGCTGAAAGAAGAGAGGGTGATGTACCTATTTCAATCGCAGATAATTGTCTTGCCAAAACACTATTAAATTGGTGCCCTAAGAGAGATATTGAAGAAATGTGTATTGATGGATGGAAATGGAAACTATTAAATCCGAAAGGATATTAAATTATGAAAAACTAAAAATAATTAAACTTTTCAAAAAAACTTTAAGCTTAATTTATCAATAAGTTTAATTTCTCTGTCTAAAACTTTGGCTGAATCGTAATTTTCCAAAACGTTATTTAGAGCTTCTTTAGAAAATTCATCCCTTTTATTTTTATTTTCAATAAGTTCCTCCAGTGCATTTTTTAATGAATAAACACTTTTTGGTTTGCAAAGAAGGCCATTTTTATTATGAGTAATAATTTCTCTATTTCCTCTAATATTACTTGCTACTACTGGAATACCCGACATCATTGCCTCTAATAAGGTGTATGGAAGCCCTTCTCTATATGAAGGGAGACAGAATAAATCCATAACTCTATATACCCTATAAACATCTTTTACATGACCAGGTGTAAAAATTCTATTTTCATATTTATCTTTTAAAATTTCAAGTTCTTTTTCTAAACCTTTTTTATAGTCGCTTTTTAATTTATTCCCACAAACAAATAATCCTATACTTTTGTTATTTCGAGCAATAATATCAAAGGCTTTGAATAATTCTAATAATCCCTTCTCATCTACTAATCTACAGACTATTCCAATAATAAATAAATCATCACTAACTCCAAAATCAGCCTTAGCATTCGTAATATCTAATTTAGAGGCCGGATAAAAAAAATTCTTATTAACTCCATTGCCAATGTAAAAAATTTTCTCTGTTTTCTTGAATCCAAATACTTTAGAAAATATTTCATCTTCTTTAGAAACAGTAAAAATATAATCAGTTAATTTTGCAAGGAAAAACTCTATATAAATATGAAACATTTTATTAAAAAAATTCATATTTTCATGAAAATAATAACCATGAACTTTATAAATAACGACTTTAATTCTTGCAAGTTTTGCTGCAATCCTCCCAGGAATTGATGCAGAAGGAGTATGAATCTCAATTATGTCAAATTTTTCTTTTTGAAAATACTTAAATAATTGATAAGTAGTCTTGATTAATGAAAAAAAAGAAATTTTTCTTTCAAAAAAAATATTTTTAAATTTGACTCCCTTTTGTTCAGGCATGATTTCAATTTCATCCCATTTAAAAATTGAAGTCACTTCATAATTATGACTAACCAATTCAGAACATAGATTTTTTAAAAATTTCTCATAGGTAAATTGAACTCCACATAATTGACATATTTTTCTTTTCATAAATCTCCTTGCACGATCATTTCATCAATTTGTAACTTAATACCATCTTGAAAACTAATAGGCTCAAATCCGAAGTCTTCTTTTGCTTTTAAATGACTGTAGCATTTATTTTCAGACATTCGGAAAACTTGTTCACTCGTAATAGGAAGAATAGTAAACCTCAAATATTTCTCAACAAAAAGCAATATATTTCCAGTTAATTTCAAAGGAAGTTTTATATTAATAAGATTTTTTTTAAGATTAAAGCTAATTAATTTAAGAATCTCAATAAAAGTGATGCAGTTTTTTCCAGTAAGATTATATTCACCAGAAATATTTTTATTAAGTAAAACCTCTGAAATAGCCCAACCTAAATCTTTATAAAAAATTGGTTGAAAATAATTCAAGCCACTCCCAAAAGAAAATGAAAATCTAAATTTATGTACAAACCTAATTAATTTTGAGATATTTTTATCGTTTTTTGAACCATAAATTAGTGAAGGTCTTAAGATCAAGAAATTGCCTCTATAAGATTTAATTTTACCCTCTATTTGTTTATATAAAAAATTATATGAGTTGAATTTAGAAAAAATACCAGTAGTAGAGACTATAACAACTCTAGGAAATTCTTCTATATCTAAAGTATCTATAGCTTCTAGGAAAGGTAAAAAATGCCTAATATTTGAATTAATTAGAATTGTATTAGGTCTAAACTTTTTAAGTAATTCTCGCCAAAATGACGTTTTATTTGCATCGCCTTGTAAAAAAGTGAATGAATTACTTGAGAAAGATTTATTAATATCTCTAGAAAAACCTATCACTTCAATATTCTTATATTTATTTAATATTTTAAGAGTTGCGTATTTGCCAGTCAAACCTGTACAACCAGATATTAAGATTTTTTCTTTCATGACTATTATATTAAATAAATAGAATTTAAATTTGCGTACATAGTATAAATTAATTTTATATTTCTCTAAATATTAAGCATGAATTGAATATATAAATATAATATTAATACTATAAATTTAATAAATATAAAAATTGTTGATGATTGTATTTTTCTCAATATTAATTTTCATTTTTTCTTATTATTTATATAAACAATATATTTATTTAACTGACAAAAAACTGAAAATACTTTTAGATAGACCAACAAGTTTTCGTAATCTACATACAAAAGAAACCCCTACGAGTGGTGGTATTGTTTTTGGCTTAATAGCACTATTATCTAGCTTCTTTTTTGGAATGCAAACCATGATAATTTCATCTCCATTATTAGTATTAGGTTTTTTTGATGATATTTTTAAATTATCTTCAAAAATAAGAATTTTATTTCAAATTTTTGTAAGTATTCTTTTATTAAATAATTTAAGATTAATTAGTTTTATAAATTACAAAGATGTAAATGTAACTTCTTTTTTAATCCTTTTTACACTTACTTTTTTTTCGACAGCAATTATAAATTTTACAAATTTCATGGATGGTTCTGATGGACTAGTTGGAGGAGTTTTCTTTATCTTTTTTGTTTATTTAGCATTATTTCATAACATTTTATATCTTCCATTTTCTCTGTCATTATTAGCGTTTCTAATTTTCAATTGGTCTCCCGCAAAAATTTTCATGGGAGATTCTGGTAGTACTTACTTAGGCTCACTTCTTGTAGCAATATGCTTTGGTCAAAAAACATTCAATAACGCAATGGGCCTGTTTCTTATATTAAGCCCACTTTATATTGATGCCCTTTTTACATTAATTCTTAGGTTCTTTTATGAAAGAAAAAAAATATTCAAACCTCACAAAAAACATTTTTATCAAAGGATGATTTCAAATGGTTGCAGCAAGAAAAAAATAGCTTTAATTTTTTCAATCTCAATATTAATAAATTCTATTGCTTATGAGAGTGTAGGATTAATAGGAGTTATTTCTTGTGTAATACTTGAACTAATGATAGGTTTATTTCTTAATCGATTATTTGCATTACCATTTAGAAAAGATTAAGTGATAGACAAATTAAAGTATGGTGATTAATGAATAATGATAATTCTTAATTTACTGGCGAAAGTCTCTAAAAATAAATACATCAGAAGATCTGTTCTAATAATTTTAGATATAATTATTATAAATTTTGCTTTTTTTTTAAGTTTATTACTTACAAATCATGATTTAATTCAATCTTTTAAAGCTGATATAATATCATTCTCAACAATTGCTGGGATAATAATATATTTCATAAGTGGGCAATATAAACCAATAACAAAGTATACAGTTAACAGCTCTATATATAAAATTTTGATTCGGAATATTACGTTAGTATTTCTTATTTTTATTAAAGTAAAACTATTAAGTAATTCATCATTAAATAATAACTTTTACATAACCTTACTAGCTCTTTTAACCATATTTATCATAGTCTCACGAGTATTTCTGACCGATTTAATATTATTCACGATAAAATTCGAATCTCAAAAAAGGAATAAATATGAATCAATCGTGATTTATGGTGCAGGTTCTGCTGGAATTGAACTGTTCGCATCTCTAAAATATTCAAAAAGTAAGAAAGTAATTTTTTTTGTAGATGACAATAAAAATCTACACAACAGAAAAATTGGAGAAACCTCTATTTTTGAGCCTTCAATACTAAAAAAGTATAAAAACAAAATTGATTTTATATATCTAGCAATACCTTCAATCAGTTGGGAAAGAAAAACCGAAATTATTAAAAAAGTTAAAAATCACGGAATAAAATTACAAATTGTCCCCTCTCTAGAAGACATCACCAGTGGCAAGTCAAATATAGACTTACTTAAACCATTAAACATTACAGACTTATTGGGAAGAAATCCAGTAGTTCCAAATAAAAAATTACTTAAAGAAAGTATCGAAAACAAAAATATATGCGTTACTGGAGCAGGAGGGTCTATTGGAGCTGAGATTTGCAAATCTGCGTTAGAGTACAACCCATCAAGCATTATATTAATTGACAATAGTGAATGGAACCTTTACCGAATCAACGAAGAGCTTAAATCAATAGATAGTAATTCAGAGATCAAGCCCTATTTAGCAAATTTATGTGATCTTAATTCTGTTAAGAATGTATTTGATAATAATAAAGTTGACTGTATTTTTCATGCAGCGGCATATAAACATGTTCCATTAGTAGAAAAAAATCCAATTAATGGTTTAAAAAATAATCTTCTCAGTACAAAAAATATTTGCGAGGTTTCCTTTTTAAAAAAAATACAAAAGGTAGTCTTGGTTTCATCTGATAAAGCAGTCCGCCCAACAAATATAATGGGAGCTTCAAAAAGATTATGCGAACTAATTTTTTTAGATTATCAAGCGAAAACTATCCATCAAAATCCTTCTGAATTCTCTATTGTCAGATTTGGAAATGTTTTGGGTTCATCAGGATCAGTAGTTCCACTTTTTAAAAAACAAATTAGTAAGGGTGGTCCAATAACTATTACTCATCCTGAAATTATTAGATACTTTATGACTATAAAAGAAGCTGCTCAATTGGTAATTCAATCTTCTAGTATTAGCAAAGGAGGTGAAGTATTCGTTCTTGACATGGGATTCCCTGTTAAGATATTGGATTTAGCTAAAGAGATGATCCAATTAAGTGGCTTGGAAGAAAAGACAGAGCAAACACCTAATGGTGATATAGAAATTATTTATACAGGACTTAGACCAGGTGAGAAACTCTTCGAAGAAATTTTAATTAAATCAAATTCAGAGAAAACAGAACATCCTTTAATATACAAAGCATACGAAAATGCTGAGTTTAAATTTAATTTTTCTCAAAAATTTGAAGATTTAATAATTCATATTGATAATTTTGATGAAACACAAGTCTTTCAAAACTTATCAGAGTTTGTTCCTGAATGGCAGCTTTCAGAAAATATAAAAGAGTTCTTAGGGTAAAACTTAATTATTTTTATTTAATAGATTAAAAATTTCGTTTTAGCATAATCTTTTTAATAAGTTAATGTTAAACTTCTAACCATACAATTATTTGAGATGAATCCTAAGGTTGGAATAATTGACTATAACTGTGGCAATTTAGGCTCCATAACAAAAGCTTTTTCATTTATTGGCTGCGAAACGAAAATCCTAAGAGATAATGATAAAAATAATTGTTCTCATCTTGTTTTGCCAGGAGTCGGATCATTTAAAAAAGGATCTGACTATATCTTTAAAATATCTAAAAGTATAGAAGAAATAACATTATCTCACTTTGCAATGGAGAGGCCTCTACTGGGTATATGTTTAGGTTACCAACTTTTTTCAAAAGGAGGAACAGAAGGGGGGCAATCAAAAGGATTCGGTTTTTTAGATGCGGATTGCGAACATTTAAGCAAAATAATTGATCCAAATGAAATAAAAATACCAAATGTAGGATTTCAAAAATTATCTTATGATTCTTCAGAACTAAACTTAAAAGATAATTGCTATTATTTTGTTCATAGTTATGCTTTAAGATTTAAAAACCCACCCCAAAATGTTCAAAAGATAATTATTGGGGGAGAAGAATTAATTATAGGTTTTCAACATAAAAACCTCTGGGGCTTTCAGTTTCATCCAGAAAAAAGTCAACTAAAAGGTTTGGATTTACTTAGAAAATTTATTTCTTTATAAATGATTAAACGCACTTTTTTCACTTTACTTTATAAAGAAGGCTTTTTCTTTCTTAGTAGGAATTTTAGATTACAAAAAGTAGGAGATATAAATTGGATGATAAAGACTTTTGGTTTTTCTAATATTGCTAATTGCTCTGATGAGATTCTTATAATAAATCTCTCTGAAAAAAATTGGGAAGAGGCATACAATAACAAATTTTTCAATGATATATCTCTACTTTTATCAAAAACGTTCTTACCAATTACTATTGGGGGGAAAATAAGAAGTATAGAGAATGCAAAAGAACTCTTCAATTTTGGCGCCGATAAAATACTAATATCAAGAGCTTTTTTTCAAGATCAAAATTTATTAAAAGAAATACGAGATTTATATGGAGTTCAGTCAATTGTGGTTCAGTTTGACATAAATTCCCAAAATTATGATATTTTCATTAATTCTTCTTTAGAAAAAGTTTCTAATTTGAAGAAAATAGTTTATTCATTAAATGAAAAGAATCTTATGGGTGAACTAATCATTAATCAAATTGACAGAGACGGTACAGGTTTTGGACATAATACAGAATATTTAAATGCAATTCCAAAATTGAATATGCCATTAATTGCTAGTGGAGGATTTGGTTCTTCCATACATATGGCCGAATGTCTCAAATTTGATTCAATTAGCGCAGTAGCGACATCTAACCTCTTAAATTTTATTGGAGATGCTTTTTCAGAAGCTCGTCAAGAGCTAAGGAAAATGAATTTTGAATTAACGCCTTGGTAGAATTATTTTAGTTGATTTTTAATTATGGTTTTTTGGTGTAAAAGCTGTTTAAATATGTCCACAAGACCTCGAATTGAATTCAATTCCGATTCAATATGTAATGCATGTCAATGGAAAGAGGAAAAAAAAATACTTAATTGGAGTGTCAGAGAAAAAGAACTTGTAAGAATTTTAGAAGATTATAGTTTTAATAACTCTTTTGACTGCGTAGTGCCAGTAAGCGGCGGTAAAGATGGTTCATACATAGCTCATACATTAAGAACTAGATATAAAAAAAACCCCTTATGCATAACTGTTAACCCACATCTGGCAACTTCACTGGGTCAAGAAAATCTTAAAAACTTTGCAAAAAGCGGATTCGATTTAATTGAAATCAATCCTCATTATGAAACTCTTAGACAACTTAATCTTATAGGGTTTAGAGAATTGGGATTTCCATATTATGGCTGGTTAATAGCGATTCAAACAGCTGTCATTAGATTAGCTGTAAGTATGAATATCCCATTAATATTTTATGGGGAGGACGGTGAAGTTGAATATGGAGGATCTACTGAGACAAAAAATAATCCAATAATAGATATCCCGTATCAAAAAAAAGTTTGGTTTGAAGGTGGAGCCGAAAAAATAATTAACTTATTACCTGAAGAATTAAAAAAATATTCATATATGTTTGAATATCCATCAGATGAAGATCTTAAAAAGGCAAAAACTTTTATTACAACTTGGTCATATTATGAAAATTGGGACTCATATAGAAATTATGTTACCGCCGCAAAATATTGTGGATTAAGAGAAAAAGAAGAAGGAAATCAAGGTACCTTTACA includes the following:
- the galE gene encoding UDP-glucose 4-epimerase GalE produces the protein MNKIILVTGGAGFIGSHTCLLLLESGYKVVVIDSFINSSLNSLERVKKILISDNNFFSNRLKIVKGDLRDFECINNIFLKYKINKEKIDGVIHFAGLKNIKESISDPISYWENNVTGTINLLKAMHHNNCNSIIFSSTAALYGKSESKVFKETSIKSPINPYGETKLAIEKLLNDLYKSNPNSWKIANLRYFNPIGCHNSGQIGESPLNKPTNIFPLIIKAASKEIKKISIFGNDWPTHDGTGIRDYIHVMDLAEGHIKAIEFLMSKNKGNLINLNLGRGVGVSVLELINTFTKVNNVNIEYEFAERREGDVPISIADNCLAKTLLNWCPKRDIEEMCIDGWKWKLLNPKGY
- a CDS encoding glycosyltransferase family 4 protein; the encoded protein is MKRKICQLCGVQFTYEKFLKNLCSELVSHNYEVTSIFKWDEIEIMPEQKGVKFKNIFFERKISFFSLIKTTYQLFKYFQKEKFDIIEIHTPSASIPGRIAAKLARIKVVIYKVHGYYFHENMNFFNKMFHIYIEFFLAKLTDYIFTVSKEDEIFSKVFGFKKTEKIFYIGNGVNKNFFYPASKLDITNAKADFGVSDDLFIIGIVCRLVDEKGLLELFKAFDIIARNNKSIGLFVCGNKLKSDYKKGLEKELEILKDKYENRIFTPGHVKDVYRVYRVMDLFCLPSYREGLPYTLLEAMMSGIPVVASNIRGNREIITHNKNGLLCKPKSVYSLKNALEELIENKNKRDEFSKEALNNVLENYDSAKVLDREIKLIDKLSLKFF
- a CDS encoding NAD-dependent epimerase/dehydratase family protein encodes the protein MKEKILISGCTGLTGKYATLKILNKYKNIEVIGFSRDINKSFSSNSFTFLQGDANKTSFWRELLKKFRPNTILINSNIRHFLPFLEAIDTLDIEEFPRVVIVSTTGIFSKFNSYNFLYKQIEGKIKSYRGNFLILRPSLIYGSKNDKNISKLIRFVHKFRFSFSFGSGLNYFQPIFYKDLGWAISEVLLNKNISGEYNLTGKNCITFIEILKLISFNLKKNLINIKLPLKLTGNILLFVEKYLRFTILPITSEQVFRMSENKCYSHLKAKEDFGFEPISFQDGIKLQIDEMIVQGDL
- a CDS encoding MraY family glycosyltransferase; this encodes MIVFFSILIFIFSYYLYKQYIYLTDKKLKILLDRPTSFRNLHTKETPTSGGIVFGLIALLSSFFFGMQTMIISSPLLVLGFFDDIFKLSSKIRILFQIFVSILLLNNLRLISFINYKDVNVTSFLILFTLTFFSTAIINFTNFMDGSDGLVGGVFFIFFVYLALFHNILYLPFSLSLLAFLIFNWSPAKIFMGDSGSTYLGSLLVAICFGQKTFNNAMGLFLILSPLYIDALFTLILRFFYERKKIFKPHKKHFYQRMISNGCSKKKIALIFSISILINSIAYESVGLIGVISCVILELMIGLFLNRLFALPFRKD
- a CDS encoding polysaccharide biosynthesis protein — its product is MIILNLLAKVSKNKYIRRSVLIILDIIIINFAFFLSLLLTNHDLIQSFKADIISFSTIAGIIIYFISGQYKPITKYTVNSSIYKILIRNITLVFLIFIKVKLLSNSSLNNNFYITLLALLTIFIIVSRVFLTDLILFTIKFESQKRNKYESIVIYGAGSAGIELFASLKYSKSKKVIFFVDDNKNLHNRKIGETSIFEPSILKKYKNKIDFIYLAIPSISWERKTEIIKKVKNHGIKLQIVPSLEDITSGKSNIDLLKPLNITDLLGRNPVVPNKKLLKESIENKNICVTGAGGSIGAEICKSALEYNPSSIILIDNSEWNLYRINEELKSIDSNSEIKPYLANLCDLNSVKNVFDNNKVDCIFHAAAYKHVPLVEKNPINGLKNNLLSTKNICEVSFLKKIQKVVLVSSDKAVRPTNIMGASKRLCELIFLDYQAKTIHQNPSEFSIVRFGNVLGSSGSVVPLFKKQISKGGPITITHPEIIRYFMTIKEAAQLVIQSSSISKGGEVFVLDMGFPVKILDLAKEMIQLSGLEEKTEQTPNGDIEIIYTGLRPGEKLFEEILIKSNSEKTEHPLIYKAYENAEFKFNFSQKFEDLIIHIDNFDETQVFQNLSEFVPEWQLSENIKEFLG
- the hisH gene encoding imidazole glycerol phosphate synthase subunit HisH, with the translated sequence MNPKVGIIDYNCGNLGSITKAFSFIGCETKILRDNDKNNCSHLVLPGVGSFKKGSDYIFKISKSIEEITLSHFAMERPLLGICLGYQLFSKGGTEGGQSKGFGFLDADCEHLSKIIDPNEIKIPNVGFQKLSYDSSELNLKDNCYYFVHSYALRFKNPPQNVQKIIIGGEELIIGFQHKNLWGFQFHPEKSQLKGLDLLRKFISL
- a CDS encoding HisA/HisF-related TIM barrel protein, which produces MIKRTFFTLLYKEGFFFLSRNFRLQKVGDINWMIKTFGFSNIANCSDEILIINLSEKNWEEAYNNKFFNDISLLLSKTFLPITIGGKIRSIENAKELFNFGADKILISRAFFQDQNLLKEIRDLYGVQSIVVQFDINSQNYDIFINSSLEKVSNLKKIVYSLNEKNLMGELIINQIDRDGTGFGHNTEYLNAIPKLNMPLIASGGFGSSIHMAECLKFDSISAVATSNLLNFIGDAFSEARQELRKMNFELTPW
- a CDS encoding N-acetyl sugar amidotransferase; translated protein: MVFWCKSCLNMSTRPRIEFNSDSICNACQWKEEKKILNWSVREKELVRILEDYSFNNSFDCVVPVSGGKDGSYIAHTLRTRYKKNPLCITVNPHLATSLGQENLKNFAKSGFDLIEINPHYETLRQLNLIGFRELGFPYYGWLIAIQTAVIRLAVSMNIPLIFYGEDGEVEYGGSTETKNNPIIDIPYQKKVWFEGGAEKIINLLPEELKKYSYMFEYPSDEDLKKAKTFITTWSYYENWDSYRNYVTAAKYCGLREKEEGNQGTFTNFSQNDSLLYPLHTYLMYVKLGFGRATQDAGIEIRRGAMTREQGLRLVSLYDGLYPAELEESYLNYYQMSKEEFHKIILKHTNRDLFEVSLDPFSIKPKFNPG